Below is a genomic region from Microbacterium sp. KUDC0406.
GGGCGACGGCGATCGCGCTGGCGCCCGCGAAGGCCAGGGAGACAGCAGTCGAGCTCGGACCTGCGGAGCCGCCGGCGAGGACCACGCCGACGATCAGGCCGATCACCGTTCCGAGCATGGCGAACGCCACAAGGTGTGCGCTGCGAGCGCGCACGCGCCTGAGGCACCACCCGAGCACCCAGGCGGCCGGGCTGAATACGGCCATCGTGACCACCGAGATCGCACCGCCGTACATCATCCCGTAGACCACGAAGACGACCACGCCGGCGCCTCCGCCCAGGACGATCGGCAGCACGATCAGACACACGAGCAGGATCACCAGGAAGAGCCCCCACGCCGCCCACATCCCGCGCAGGAACTCGCGGAAGGTGAACGCCATCGGCCGTTCCGGGGTCCTGGTGCGAAGGAGGCCGGGGTTCACGCCCGCACCTCGGCGATCTGGTCGAGCAGATCCCTCGTGACGCCGCGGATGCCGGGCATCCGCAGGAACGGCAGCGCGACGGCGAGCAGCTTCAGCGCCGTGTCGAGCAGCCGCTGCGTACGCCGGTGGTCGTCGCTGTCGTCGTACGTCCAGCGCAGCACCAGCCCGAGGTACGCGACGAACAGCGCGTCCGGCATCCGGGTCGCGATGTCATCGGGGAGACGGTGATCTGCGCCGTCCACTGCCCGTCGGAGCAGGCCGAGAGTCAGCTCGCGCGCCGGCGACGACTCCCGCGACAGCGGATTGATGGGGGAGTCGGGGGCGATCATCGCGCTGAGGAAGCCGGGTGCCACCTTCCGGTACGGCTCCAGTGTCGCCAGCCCCGTCTCGAAGACCACACGCAGCCGATCGACCAGCCCCGTCACTCCCTCCAGCTGCGGCACTGCGACGCGTGCGTGATCGCGCTGCACCTGCTCGTAGAGCTCCTGCACCAGGTGCGTCTTCGAGGGGAAGTAGTAGTACGCGTTCCCCACCGACACGCCCGCCTCGGCGGCGATGAGCCGGATTGTGGTGTCCGGGTATCCGCGTTCGATGAACGACGCGATCGCCGCGTCCCGGATCCTGCTGCGCGTCTGCTCCGCCTTCGGCGTGAGCTCAGAACTGAACATGTTCAAATTATAGCGGCACGAACAGCGAGAGCGGGAGAACCGGATTCAGTTCAGGGCGTGCAGCGCCGCGGCGCAACGCGAAAGACGCACCGAGCGGCGGGTCAGCCGCTGTTCGTCTTCAGCTCCGCGAGCGTCCGGCTCACCAGGCTCGACACCGCGGCGAAGGCGCGCTCCCGCTCATCCGGTACCAGCCCCACCCGCGAGCGCCGGTCGAGCACGTCGTCCGCTGTGAGGGCGAGCTCGGTGCGGACCGCCGAGACGACGTCCGCCCTCGAGAGCGGCAGGCCGTCCACCAGGCGTTCCGACGGCGGGACGACGGTGTCCACCAACCGCAGCGATGCCGTGCGACTCCGGCGCTGCGGCAGCGCGCGCACCCGCACGGCGAGGTCCACCGCGTCCTCCGCCATCCGCCGGTATGTCGTGAGCTTGCCGCCCAGCACCGACACGAACCCGTCATCCGATGCGGCGACGAGATGCCGTCGTGACACGTCGGCCGTCGAGCCGCCGCCCCGTCGACCAGAGGACGAAGTCCGGCGAACGCGCCGAGAACCTGGTCGCGGGCGATCGGCTCGCCGAGCACGCGGTTGACGCTCTCCAGCAGGAATCCGATCTCCGCCTCGGTCGGCTCCGCCACGCGCGGCACCGGGCCGGGGGCATCCTCGTCGGTCAGCCCGACGATCACGCGCCCGTGCTGCTGCGGCAGCGCGAAGACGTATCTGCTGATCGAGCCCGGGTGCGGGACGGTGAGCGCCGCCGGCGGATGCCCCAGATCAGCGGCATCCAGCACGATGTGCGTCCCGCGGCTCGGCCGGACCGTGATCGCCGGGTCGAGCGTGCCGGCCCAGACGCCGGTGGCATTGACCACGCTGCGCGCACGGATCTCGAACCGCTCTCCGGTGAGCGCATCCTCGGCGGTCGCTCCATCACCGCGCAGGCCGACGGCGCGCACCCGCGTGAGGATGCGTGCGCCGAGGCCCGCCGCGGTTCGCGCGACAGCGACGACCAGCCGCGCGTCGTCGACGAGCTGGCCATCGTACGAGAGCATGCCGCCCCGCAGCCCCTGCGGATCGAGTGCGGGGACCAGGCGCCGGGCGGTGCGTGCGGACACTGCACGCGGGCCGGGCAGAGTCGCCCGCGGCGTGTGCGCCCGCATCCGCAGCAGATCGCCCATCAGCATTCCCACCGCCCCCGCCGACCGCTGCCGGAACGTGACCCCGGACGCGAACGGCAGCAGCTGGGGGAGAGGGCGGATCAGGTGCGGCGCGATCGCCGTCATCAGCAGATGACGCTCGAGCGCGCTCTCCCTGGCGGTCGCCACATCTCCAGTGGCGAGGTAGCGCAGACCACCGTGCACGAGTTTGGAGCTGAATCGGCTGGTGCCGAACGCGAGATCCTCGGCCTCGATGAGCGCCACGCTCAGCCCGCGAGACGCCGCGTCGAGTGCGACGCCGGCACCGGTGATCCCGCCGCCGACCACGAGCAGGTCCACGACGCCGAAGGCCGTGCGCTCCAGTTCGATCCGACGGCGCTCGGCGTCGAGGTCAGTGGACGCGAAGGTCATGGCCGCAGCAGTCCGTGCAGCGCGGCACGCAGCTCGCGCTCCCAGGCGTCCTCGTCGATCAACTCGGCCACGGTGCCGTGCGAGAGCACGGCTGACTGCGCGACGAGCAGCAGCATCACGGCGATCTCCTGTGGAGGCGCTGCGCGCACGGTTGCGCCCTGCTGGGCAGCCGAGATCGCCTGAGCCAGCCAGCCGATGATCATGCGCTGGCTGGATCCCACCCGCTGCAGCGTGTACCGGGTGAACGCCTCGGGCTCCTCGGCCAGCAGGCGCCCATAGACCGCGTCACCGCGGAACAGGGCGATGAAGCGCAGCACGTCGTCGACGACGTCGGCCCGGCTGCGCTCGCGTTCGGGGAACCGGGACAGGATGCCCGCCGCGCGGCGCAGCAGCGCCGTGCGGACCACGTCGTCGGCGTCGCTCCAGCTGCGATAGATCGTCGGGCGGCTGACCTCGGCACGCCGTGCGAGGTCGGCGATGGTCACGTCGTGCACGCCACGGCGCAGGATGACATCGTCGGCGGCGTCCAGGATGCGGGTCTGAGTGGCATCCCAGTTCGGGAGCACGACGACCGGCACTGACTCTATGAATTGACGTTCTTCCACAATGTGTCACACTGTAACGCATGATCGACGAAGACGGCAGAGTCGCCGAAGACGCGCCGATGCGCTGGAACGGCTGGGGCGACCCGGCCAAGGAGAAGGACCTCCCGCGCGCCGTGCGCGCCCTCCTGCCGCTGCTGCTCGGTCGCATCCACCGTCCGGAACCCGCGGTCGCTCTCCCGGACGTCGCACTTGCGGCATCAGCTCTGTCCGAGGACGACCTCGCCGCGTTCCGGGACGTCGTCGGCGAAGAGCACGTCGATGTCTCGGACGAGGCGCGGATACGGCATGCCGGCGGCCGATCCACACCCGATCTGCTGCGACGGCGCATGCCGCGGCAGAACGCACCGGATGCGATCGTGCGCCCGAGCAGTCACATCGACGTCGTCGCCTGCCTGGCGATCGCGGTGGAGCGCGACCTCGCCGTCATCCCGTTCGGCGGAGGAACCAGCGTCGTCGGCGCGCTCGACCCCGAACGCGGACGCCATCGTGGTGTCGTGAGCCTCGATCTGCGGCGCCTGTCCGGTCTGATCGCGCTCGACGAGTTCAGCGGCGAAGCGGTCCTCGCCGCGGGCACCACCGGCCCCGATGCCGAGGCGCTGCTCGCCGCCCGAGGACTCGAACTCGGCCACTATCCGCAGAGCTTCCGCTACGCGACGGTCGGCGGCTTCGCTGCCGCGCGGTCGTCGGGACAGAACTCGTCCGGCCACGGCCGCTTCGAGACCATGGTCACCGGCATCCGAGTCGCGACCCCGACAGGCGACCTCGAACTCGGCCGTTCGCCGGGTTCAGCAGCGGGACCGGATCTGGTGCGCGTCTTCCTCGGCTCCGAGGGGATCTTCGGGATCATCACCGAGGTACGCGTTCGCGTGCACCCGGTGCCCCAGGAGCGGGTGTTCGAGTCCTGGACGTTCCGCGACTTCGCCTCCGGTGCCGACGGGCTGCGCCGGGTCGCCCAGCGCGGCGGCGGTCCGACCGTCATCCGGCTCTCCGATGAGGCCGAGACCGCCGTGAGCCTCGCCCAGGTGGGGAGGATCGGAAAGCTGCTCGCAAAGGGTGCGAGCGTCATCACGGTGTACGAGGGCACGGACATCGCCGAGCGTCGCGCGCGCACCGCGGAGCTGCTGGCCGATGCCGGCGGCACGTCGTCCGGTCAGGGGGCTGCCGAGGACTGGCTCGACGGCCGCTTCGACGGTCCCTACCTGCGGGACTCGCTGCTCGATGCCGGGGTGTTCTGCGAGACACTCGAGACCGCGACCACGTGGTCCAACCTGCAGACCCTCCGCCACGCGGTGGAGAGCTCGCTGCGCGAGGGCTTTGCCGCCGAGGGCGCGAAGAGCTACATCATGTGCCACGTCTCGCACGTCTACCCGACGGGGGCGTCGCTCTACTTCACCGTCCTGGCGGGTCTCCGCACGCCACCACTCGAGTCCTGGCAGCGGGTGAAGTCCGGCGTGAACGACGCGATCATCGCGGCGGGCGGAACGATCAGTCACCATCATGCCGTGGGCAGGGACCACGCCGCCTGGCTCGAGCAGGAGATCGGAGAGACAGGCGTGCGGATCCTGCGCGCGATCAAGCGCGAACTGGATCCCTCCGGCATCCTGAACCCCGGCGCAGTGATCGCCGAGCAGGCCGACTGAGGTGGGCGGCCACATCGCGCTCCTGGCGAACCCGTACGCGGGCAAGGGCCGAGGACGCCGGGCGGCGGATGCGGCGCTCGTGCACCTGCGTGCCCGCGGCGCGGAGGTGCGGACCTATGCCGGCCGCTCCGCCGCCGACACCGTGGCACTGGCGGCGCAGGCCGTGCATGAGCGGCCGCGTGTGCTCGTCGTCGTCGGAGGGGACGGCACGCTCTCCGGCATCCTCGACGCAGTGCGCGGATCCTCCGTGCCGATCGCTCTGGTACCGGCCGGGACCGGGAACGACCTCGCCCGAGCGCTCGGACTTCCTCGGCACGACCCCGTTGCCGCAGCAGAACTCGCGCTCACCGGGGTGCCGCGGGCGATCGACGTCGGCGAGATCAGGACGCCCGCCGGCACAGCTCCGTTCCTGACGGTCGCCGCGCTCGGTTTCGACGCCAAGGTCAGCGACCGCACCAACCGGCTGCGCTGGCCGCGCGGCAGGCTGCGCTACTACCTGGCCCTCGTCATCGAGCTGGCCAGGCTGCGGGCGATGGACTTCACCCTGTCGGCGGACGGCGAGGACTCCGCGCAGCGACCGGGCACCCTGATCGCGGTGGCGAACACCGCGAGCTACGGCGGCGGGATGCCGGTGGCCGCCGGCGCCGCGCCGGACGACGCGCTGCTGGACGTCGTGCACGTCGCCCCGCTCGGGCGGTTCCGGCTGGCGATGCTGTTCCCGCTGCTGCTGCGCGGAAGGCACCTGGACCGGCCCGAGGTGTCGCACCGGTACGCGAGCTCGGTGACCGTGCGGGCACCGGGCCTCGTCGTCTATGCGGACGGCGAGAGGATCGGCGAGGAGGAGTGCACGATCACCGTGCAGCCGGCGGCATTGACCGTGATGGTTCCTGGAGAGGAGAAGCATGGCTGACTTCGACGAGGACGTCGTCGTCATCGGATCGGGTTTCGGCGGATCGGTCGCCGCACTCCGGCTGGCCGAGAAGGGCTACCGCGTACGGGTCTACGAGGCCGGACGTCGTTTCGAGGACGACGACTTCGCCAAGACGTCCTGGGATGTGCGTCGCTATCTGTGGGCGCCCGCGATCGGATGCCGCGGCGTGCAGCGCATCCACCGGCTGCCTGATGTGATGATCCTGGCCGGCGCCGGTGTCGGCGGCGGGTCGCTGAACTACGCGAACACGCTGTATCAGCCAGGAGCGCCGTTCTTCACGGACCGGCAGTGGAACGGCATCGCCGACTGGGCGGCGGAGCTCACCCCGCACTATGCGACGGCCAAGCGGATGCTCGGGGTCGTCGAGCACTACCCGCACACGGGCCCGGTCGAGCGGATCATGGCGGGAGCCGCAGAGGACCTCGGCGTCTCGGAGACGTTCCGCCGCGCGCCGGTCGGCGTCTTCCTCGGCACGCCGGGCGTGCGCGTGCCCGACCCGTACTTCGGCGGAGAGGGGCCGGACCGCACCGGATGCACGCTGTGCGGCAACTGCATGGTGGGCTGTCGCGTGGGTGCGAAGAACACCCTGATGAAGAACTACCTCGCCCTCGCCGAGCGGCGCGGTGTGGCCATCGAGCCGCTCCGCACGGTCACCGAGGTGCGTGCCCTGCGCGGCGGGGGATTCGCCGTCACCACCCAGCGCAGCGGCGCCTGGCTGCGGCACGAGAGGCGCACGGTCACCGCGAAGCAGGTCGTGCTCGCTGGAGGCACGTGGGGCACGCAGCAGCTGCTGCACCGGATGAAGCACTCCGGCGCTCTCCCGCACCTGTCGGATGCACTCGGCCGGCTCACCCGCACGAACTCCGAGGCGCTCGACGGCGCGATCGCCACGCGGGTGCCGGAGTCGCTCGAGTTCACCCGCGGTGTGGCGATCACCACCTCGTTCCACGTCGACGACCGCACTCACGTGGAGAACGTGAGGTACGGCCCCGGGTCGAACCTCATGGGCGCCCTGGCGACGGTCCTCGTTCCCGGCGACATGCCGCTGCACCGCCGCCTCGGCCATCTGCTCGGCCGGGCACTGCGGCATCCGGTCAGGCAGCTGCGCCTGGGGTCTCTGCGCCGCTGGAGCGATCGCGGCATCATCGCGCTGGTCATGCAGACCGCCGACAACTCGCTGACGCTGTCGCTGCGCCGACGGTTCGGACGCCTGGTGATGACCAGCGCCCAGGGCCACGGCGAGCCCAACCCGAGTCACCTCCCGCAGGCGCATCGCGCCGCCGAGGCGATCGCCGCACGGATCGAGCGGGACGGGGGCGTACCGGCCGAAGCGCGCGGCTCCTGGCCGGAGGTCTTCGGCATCCCGCTGACCGCGCACTTCCTGGGCGGAGCCGTCATCTCGAAGGGCCCCGCGGAGGGCGTCATCGACGCCTACCACCGCGTGTGGGGGCATCCGGACCTGCACGTGGTCGATGGCTCGGCCGTACCGGCGAACCCTGGTGTGAACCCGTCGCTGACGATCACCGCCCTGGCGGAACGGGCGCTGTCGTACTGGCCGGCGGCCGGGGAAGCGGATACCAGGCCCGCGCAGCGCCCCGGTCGTTGAGCGAGGCGGTCGTTGAGCGAGGCGGTCGTTGAGCGAGGCGGTCGTTGAGCGAGGCGGTCGTTGAGCGAGGAGCGCAGCGACGAGACGAAACGCAGCAGCGACGAGACGAAACGCAGCAGCGACGAGACGAAACGCAGCAGCGACGAGACGAAACGCAGCAGCGACGAGACGAAACGCCCCCAGGATCGACCTGAGGGCGTTTCGTCTCGCTAGCGCTCGCTCAACGACCAGCGGTGTCGATGCCGCGGATCACCGGGGTGTGGAACGTGCCGCCGAAGACGCGCTCCGAAGCTCCCTCACGGTCCAGGTACGGCGACGCGCCACCGTCGATGAACGGCCAGCCGGCACCGAGGATCAGGCACAGGTCGATGTCCTCGACCTCGGGCACGACGCCCTCGTCCAGCATGAGACGGATCTCCTGTGCGAGACCGTCCTGCACTCGGCGCAGGATCTCGTCGGCGGACGTCGGCGCGCTGCCAGCGGCCTGCTTGACGAGTTTGTCCGCAGCCTTTGTGAATCCGGTCACGCGGCCGCCCTTGTCCTTCTCGACCACCTGGTCGAGATCGGCCAGAGCGTGGAAGTTCTCGTTCGCGTAGAACCGCTCGGGGAAGTGCGCCACCATGGTGTCCTGCACGTGCGCGGCGACCTTCCAGCCGACCAGGTCGATCAGCTGGAACGGGCCCATCGGCAGGCCGAGCGGACCGAACGCCTTCTCCACGTCGGCCACCGGAGTGCCCTCGTAGACGGCACGCGCGGCCTCGCCCATGACCTTGGCCAGCAGGCGGTTCACGACGAAGCCGGGGGCGTCCGCGGTGAGCACGGCGTTCTTGCCGAGGCCCTTGGCCACGACGAAGGCGGTCGACAGCGCGGCCTCGGTGGTGGCCGAGGTCTTCACGATCTCGATCAGCGGCATGACCGCGACGGGGTTGAAGAAGTGGAAGCCGACCAGGCGCTCGGGATGGGCGAGCTTCGAGCCGATCTCCTCGACCGACAGCGAGGAGGTGTTCGTCGCGAGGATCGCGTCCTCGGCGATGATCTTCTCGATCTCGCCGAACACCTGCTGCTTGACCCCGACCTCTTCGAACACGGCCTCGATCACGAAGTCGCAGTCGGCGTACAGGCTCTTGTCGGTCGTGCCGGTGACGAGAGAGCGGAGCTTGTTGGCGGTGTCGCCGTCCAGACGGCCCTTCGCCTCGAGCTTGCCGATCTCCTCGTGGATGTAGGCCACGCCCTTGTCGACGCGTGCCTGGTCGAGGTCGGTGACCAGCACGGGCACCTGCAGCCTGCGCACGAACAGCAGCGCGAACTGGCTCGCCATCAGACCCGCACCGATGATGCCGACCTTCGTGACCTTCTTCGCCAGCGCCTTGTC
It encodes:
- a CDS encoding diacylglycerol/lipid kinase family protein, which translates into the protein MGGHIALLANPYAGKGRGRRAADAALVHLRARGAEVRTYAGRSAADTVALAAQAVHERPRVLVVVGGDGTLSGILDAVRGSSVPIALVPAGTGNDLARALGLPRHDPVAAAELALTGVPRAIDVGEIRTPAGTAPFLTVAALGFDAKVSDRTNRLRWPRGRLRYYLALVIELARLRAMDFTLSADGEDSAQRPGTLIAVANTASYGGGMPVAAGAAPDDALLDVVHVAPLGRFRLAMLFPLLLRGRHLDRPEVSHRYASSVTVRAPGLVVYADGERIGEEECTITVQPAALTVMVPGEEKHG
- a CDS encoding FAD-binding oxidoreductase, yielding MIDEDGRVAEDAPMRWNGWGDPAKEKDLPRAVRALLPLLLGRIHRPEPAVALPDVALAASALSEDDLAAFRDVVGEEHVDVSDEARIRHAGGRSTPDLLRRRMPRQNAPDAIVRPSSHIDVVACLAIAVERDLAVIPFGGGTSVVGALDPERGRHRGVVSLDLRRLSGLIALDEFSGEAVLAAGTTGPDAEALLAARGLELGHYPQSFRYATVGGFAAARSSGQNSSGHGRFETMVTGIRVATPTGDLELGRSPGSAAGPDLVRVFLGSEGIFGIITEVRVRVHPVPQERVFESWTFRDFASGADGLRRVAQRGGGPTVIRLSDEAETAVSLAQVGRIGKLLAKGASVITVYEGTDIAERRARTAELLADAGGTSSGQGAAEDWLDGRFDGPYLRDSLLDAGVFCETLETATTWSNLQTLRHAVESSLREGFAAEGAKSYIMCHVSHVYPTGASLYFTVLAGLRTPPLESWQRVKSGVNDAIIAAGGTISHHHAVGRDHAAWLEQEIGETGVRILRAIKRELDPSGILNPGAVIAEQAD
- a CDS encoding 3-hydroxyacyl-CoA dehydrogenase NAD-binding domain-containing protein, with protein sequence MTNYDDIDFSPITALTEGEVITHSPVRDVRLASGRVLALITLDNGRDHTRPNTLGPATLTELGETLAGLRARAAAGEIQAVGITGKQYILAAGADLSDISKVGSKDNARLIAQLGHKVLGSLSELGVPSFAFVNGLALGGGMEIALNSTYRTVDASAAALALPEVFLGIIPGWGGAYLLPNLIGIENALEVVISNPLKQNRMLKPQQAFELGIFDAIYPASNFLENSLAWADKVLGGQKVERKNEPGKIERTVKWPIAIKMARGMLESKIGTMPKSPYAALELLDKARSGTRAEGFAREDEALAELVTGDQFAASMYAFDLVQKRAKRPVGAPDKALAKKVTKVGIIGAGLMASQFALLFVRRLQVPVLVTDLDQARVDKGVAYIHEEIGKLEAKGRLDGDTANKLRSLVTGTTDKSLYADCDFVIEAVFEEVGVKQQVFGEIEKIIAEDAILATNTSSLSVEEIGSKLAHPERLVGFHFFNPVAVMPLIEIVKTSATTEAALSTAFVVAKGLGKNAVLTADAPGFVVNRLLAKVMGEAARAVYEGTPVADVEKAFGPLGLPMGPFQLIDLVGWKVAAHVQDTMVAHFPERFYANENFHALADLDQVVEKDKGGRVTGFTKAADKLVKQAAGSAPTSADEILRRVQDGLAQEIRLMLDEGVVPEVEDIDLCLILGAGWPFIDGGASPYLDREGASERVFGGTFHTPVIRGIDTAGR
- a CDS encoding TetR/AcrR family transcriptional regulator, coding for MFSSELTPKAEQTRSRIRDAAIASFIERGYPDTTIRLIAAEAGVSVGNAYYYFPSKTHLVQELYEQVQRDHARVAVPQLEGVTGLVDRLRVVFETGLATLEPYRKVAPGFLSAMIAPDSPINPLSRESSPARELTLGLLRRAVDGADHRLPDDIATRMPDALFVAYLGLVLRWTYDDSDDHRRTQRLLDTALKLLAVALPFLRMPGIRGVTRDLLDQIAEVRA
- a CDS encoding TetR/AcrR family transcriptional regulator translates to MLPNWDATQTRILDAADDVILRRGVHDVTIADLARRAEVSRPTIYRSWSDADDVVRTALLRRAAGILSRFPERERSRADVVDDVLRFIALFRGDAVYGRLLAEEPEAFTRYTLQRVGSSQRMIIGWLAQAISAAQQGATVRAAPPQEIAVMLLLVAQSAVLSHGTVAELIDEDAWERELRAALHGLLRP
- a CDS encoding GMC oxidoreductase, producing MADFDEDVVVIGSGFGGSVAALRLAEKGYRVRVYEAGRRFEDDDFAKTSWDVRRYLWAPAIGCRGVQRIHRLPDVMILAGAGVGGGSLNYANTLYQPGAPFFTDRQWNGIADWAAELTPHYATAKRMLGVVEHYPHTGPVERIMAGAAEDLGVSETFRRAPVGVFLGTPGVRVPDPYFGGEGPDRTGCTLCGNCMVGCRVGAKNTLMKNYLALAERRGVAIEPLRTVTEVRALRGGGFAVTTQRSGAWLRHERRTVTAKQVVLAGGTWGTQQLLHRMKHSGALPHLSDALGRLTRTNSEALDGAIATRVPESLEFTRGVAITTSFHVDDRTHVENVRYGPGSNLMGALATVLVPGDMPLHRRLGHLLGRALRHPVRQLRLGSLRRWSDRGIIALVMQTADNSLTLSLRRRFGRLVMTSAQGHGEPNPSHLPQAHRAAEAIAARIERDGGVPAEARGSWPEVFGIPLTAHFLGGAVISKGPAEGVIDAYHRVWGHPDLHVVDGSAVPANPGVNPSLTITALAERALSYWPAAGEADTRPAQRPGR
- a CDS encoding glycerol-3-phosphate dehydrogenase/oxidase, giving the protein MTFASTDLDAERRRIELERTAFGVVDLLVVGGGITGAGVALDAASRGLSVALIEAEDLAFGTSRFSSKLVHGGLRYLATGDVATARESALERHLLMTAIAPHLIRPLPQLLPFASGVTFRQRSAGAVGMLMGDLLRMRAHTPRATLPGPRAVSARTARRLVPALDPQGLRGGMLSYDGQLVDDARLVVAVARTAAGLGARILTRVRAVGLRGDGATAEDALTGERFEIRARSVVNATGVWAGTLDPAITVRPSRGTHIVLDAADLGHPPAALTVPHPGSISRYVFALPQQHGRVIVGLTDEDAPGPVPRVAEPTEAEIGFLLESVNRVLGEPIARDQVLGAFAGLRPLVDGAAARRPTCHDGISSPHRMTGSCRCWAASSRHTGGWRRTRWTSPCGCARCRSAGVARHRCGWWTPSSRRRNAWWTACRSRGRTSSRRSAPSSPSQRTTCSTGARGWGWYRMSGSAPSPRCRAW